Proteins from one Bacteroides zhangwenhongii genomic window:
- a CDS encoding sensor histidine kinase → MPRYSGCLFAFFLWLSLSMEVFATSKDMNPILIICSYNPAAHQTSVTISDYMEGYTKLGGKRDIIIENMNCKSFSEAPLWSGMMTQILAKYQGGKQQPAQIILLGQEAWAAYLSQRDSMRVKVPVMCSLVSSNVVILPEDTVGSLDSWLPESVDIFEDHMDIPELQSGFINHYNIGDNVRMIRAFYPETKHIAFISDNTYGGVTMQALVRKEMKNFPDLDLVLLDGRKHTIYTIVEELRHLPEHTVIMVGTWRVDMNEGYFMRNATYAMMEAAPAIPTFTPSSVSLGHWAIGGVLPDYRKVGEEMAMESVRMDNQSGSTEKHLQIMESKAVMDSRKAKEWGLDPKALPFGVELINQPVSFYQQYTYQIWSACTLFVVLVLGLFISLFYYFRTKRLKDELLRSDKDLRVAKDRAEESNRLKSAFLANMSHEIRTPLNSIVGFSDVLAVEGSTEEERQSYFQIIKTNSDLLLRLINDILDLSRLEANRVTLTWEECDIVLLCRQVVASVSFSRQSSDNQFLFTTSFETYRMETDIQRMQQVIINLLSNADKFTKKGKITLDFSVDEKTGMAVFSVTDTGCGIPKEKQKLVFERFEKLNEYAQGTGLGLSICKLIVSKWKGVIWIDPDYTGGARFIFSHPLKIEKE, encoded by the coding sequence ATGCCCAGATATTCAGGATGTCTTTTTGCTTTCTTCCTTTGGCTATCCCTGTCAATGGAGGTCTTTGCAACCTCTAAGGATATGAATCCTATTCTAATTATTTGTTCCTATAATCCGGCTGCCCATCAGACTTCAGTTACTATTTCCGATTATATGGAGGGATATACCAAACTGGGAGGGAAACGTGATATTATTATTGAGAATATGAACTGCAAGAGTTTCTCGGAAGCTCCTTTATGGAGTGGTATGATGACACAAATCCTTGCTAAATATCAGGGGGGAAAGCAGCAACCGGCACAAATTATATTGTTAGGACAGGAGGCGTGGGCGGCTTATCTGTCTCAGAGGGATTCGATGCGGGTGAAAGTTCCGGTAATGTGTAGTCTGGTCAGCAGCAATGTCGTGATATTGCCGGAAGATACTGTCGGAAGTTTGGATAGCTGGTTGCCCGAATCTGTAGATATCTTTGAAGATCATATGGATATTCCTGAATTGCAGTCGGGATTTATCAATCATTATAATATAGGAGATAATGTGCGTATGATTCGTGCGTTCTATCCCGAAACAAAACATATTGCTTTTATCTCGGATAATACGTATGGCGGCGTCACGATGCAAGCGTTGGTGCGAAAGGAAATGAAAAATTTCCCCGATCTGGATCTTGTTCTGTTGGACGGAAGAAAACATACCATTTATACGATTGTAGAGGAATTGCGGCATTTGCCGGAGCATACTGTTATTATGGTGGGTACTTGGAGGGTGGACATGAATGAGGGGTATTTTATGCGGAACGCCACGTATGCGATGATGGAAGCGGCTCCTGCCATTCCTACCTTTACACCTTCATCGGTGAGTCTGGGACATTGGGCGATAGGAGGCGTATTGCCCGATTATCGAAAAGTGGGAGAAGAGATGGCTATGGAATCTGTCCGGATGGATAATCAGTCCGGCAGCACGGAGAAACATCTGCAGATTATGGAATCTAAGGCTGTGATGGACAGTCGGAAAGCGAAAGAATGGGGACTGGATCCGAAGGCTTTGCCTTTTGGCGTGGAGCTCATCAATCAGCCGGTTTCATTCTATCAGCAGTATACGTATCAGATATGGTCTGCTTGCACTTTGTTTGTTGTCTTGGTGTTGGGGCTGTTTATTTCTCTCTTTTATTATTTCCGTACGAAGCGGTTGAAAGACGAACTGTTGAGATCGGACAAAGATCTGCGTGTGGCGAAAGACAGGGCGGAAGAGTCCAACCGTTTGAAAAGTGCTTTCCTGGCGAACATGAGTCATGAGATACGTACACCGCTGAACTCAATTGTCGGATTCTCGGATGTGTTGGCTGTGGAAGGAAGTACGGAGGAGGAACGTCAGTCCTATTTTCAGATTATCAAGACTAATTCAGATTTACTGCTCCGCCTGATTAATGATATTCTTGACCTTTCGCGACTGGAGGCTAACCGGGTGACGCTGACTTGGGAGGAGTGTGATATCGTACTGTTGTGTCGGCAGGTGGTTGCTTCCGTTAGTTTTTCACGGCAATCTTCGGATAATCAGTTTCTGTTTACCACTTCTTTTGAGACGTATCGGATGGAGACGGATATACAACGTATGCAGCAGGTGATTATCAATCTCTTGTCGAATGCTGATAAGTTTACGAAAAAGGGGAAGATTACATTGGACTTTTCTGTCGATGAGAAAACGGGAATGGCGGTTTTCTCAGTAACTGACACCGGATGCGGTATCCCGAAAGAAAAACAGAAACTTGTGTTCGAACGCTTTGAGAAACTGAATGAGTATGCTCAGGGAACCGGATTGGGGTTGTCTATCTGTAAATTAATCGTATCTAAATGGAAAGGAGTAATATGGATTGATCCCGACTATACAGGCGGGGCACGATTTATATTCTCGCATCCTCTAAAAATAGAAAAAGAATGA
- a CDS encoding bifunctional metallophosphatase/5'-nucleotidase has protein sequence MKRITLIYAWLFCLALSVAAQEKVVKLKIVQTSDVHGNYYPYNFITRQEWKGSLARIYSFIEKERREYKDNLILLDNGDILQGQPTAYYYNYIDTVSPHLCAEMMNYMKYDAGNMGNHDVETGRAVFDRWIGTCDFPVLGANIIDTSTGKPHLPPYKMLERDGVKIVVLGMITPAIPAWLSENLWRGLRFDDMEETARKWMKIIRAKENPDVVIGLFHAGQDAFKMSGKYNENASLNVAKNIPGFDVVLMGHDHARECKKVMNVAGDSVLVIDPASNGVVLSNVDITLKLKDGKVLSKDIQGVLTETKEYGVSEDFMKRFAPQYEAVRKFVSKKIGTFTEDISTHPSFFGPSAFIDLIHTLQLDITGADISFAAPLSFDAEIKKGDVFVSDMFNLYKYENMLYVMTLSGKEIKDFLEMSYFMWTNRMKSPDDHLLWFKEKRRDGAEDRTSFQNFSFNFDSASGIIYTVDVTKPKGEKITIVSMADGSPFDINKIYKVALNSYRGNGGGELLTKGSGIPQEKLKDRIIFSTDKDLRFYLMNYIEEKGGMNPKALNQWKFVPEKWTVPAARRDAEYLFGVVNK, from the coding sequence ATGAAACGAATAACATTGATTTATGCTTGGCTTTTCTGTCTGGCACTGTCCGTTGCGGCACAGGAAAAGGTAGTGAAGTTGAAGATTGTACAGACAAGTGATGTACACGGAAATTATTATCCTTACAATTTTATAACCCGTCAGGAATGGAAAGGGAGTCTGGCCCGGATATACTCATTTATTGAGAAGGAACGCCGGGAGTATAAGGATAATCTGATATTGCTGGATAATGGGGATATTCTGCAAGGACAACCTACCGCTTATTACTATAATTATATAGATACCGTGTCTCCGCATCTTTGCGCCGAGATGATGAATTATATGAAATATGATGCGGGCAATATGGGGAATCATGATGTGGAAACTGGACGTGCCGTATTCGACCGTTGGATTGGAACCTGTGACTTTCCCGTACTGGGAGCCAATATCATTGATACGTCTACGGGGAAACCTCATCTTCCTCCTTATAAAATGTTGGAACGGGACGGGGTGAAGATCGTCGTTTTGGGGATGATAACACCGGCCATTCCTGCCTGGCTTTCGGAAAATCTGTGGAGAGGGCTTCGTTTTGACGATATGGAGGAGACGGCTCGCAAATGGATGAAGATAATCCGTGCAAAGGAGAACCCGGATGTGGTAATCGGGTTGTTCCATGCCGGACAGGATGCGTTTAAGATGTCCGGTAAATATAATGAGAATGCGTCTCTGAATGTGGCAAAGAATATTCCGGGATTCGATGTGGTATTGATGGGACATGATCATGCCCGCGAATGTAAGAAGGTGATGAATGTTGCCGGAGATTCGGTGTTGGTTATTGATCCGGCAAGCAACGGAGTGGTGCTGTCCAATGTCGACATCACTTTGAAGTTGAAGGATGGCAAGGTACTGAGCAAGGATATTCAAGGGGTATTGACGGAGACAAAGGAGTATGGTGTCAGCGAGGATTTTATGAAACGTTTCGCTCCGCAGTATGAGGCTGTGCGGAAGTTTGTGTCCAAGAAAATCGGTACGTTTACTGAGGATATCTCTACGCATCCTTCTTTCTTTGGTCCTTCCGCTTTCATCGATCTGATACATACTTTGCAGCTCGATATCACGGGAGCCGACATTTCTTTTGCAGCGCCGCTTTCATTCGATGCGGAAATTAAGAAAGGGGATGTGTTCGTCAGTGATATGTTCAACTTATATAAGTATGAAAATATGCTGTACGTGATGACTTTGTCCGGTAAAGAAATCAAGGATTTTCTGGAGATGTCTTATTTCATGTGGACTAACCGGATGAAATCACCGGACGACCATTTGCTGTGGTTCAAGGAAAAACGTCGGGATGGTGCGGAGGACAGGACTTCTTTCCAGAATTTCAGTTTTAACTTTGATTCGGCTTCCGGCATAATCTATACGGTGGATGTTACTAAACCGAAAGGGGAGAAGATTACGATTGTCAGTATGGCAGATGGCTCTCCTTTCGATATAAATAAGATTTATAAAGTGGCGTTGAATTCTTATCGTGGTAATGGTGGCGGTGAATTGTTGACAAAAGGTTCGGGCATTCCTCAAGAGAAATTGAAAGACCGTATCATTTTCTCTACTGATAAGGATCTTCGTTTTTACCTGATGAATTACATCGAGGAGAAGGGGGGAATGAATCCGAAAGCGTTGAATCAGTGGAAATTCGTTCCGGAGAAGTGGACTGTTCCTGCTGCCCGGCGTGACGCTGAGTATCTGTTCGGGGTGGTCAATAAGTAG
- a CDS encoding helix-turn-helix domain-containing protein: protein MDIQNVPKVGISSVVHSKHIDVDSIDVIDNDIALFDSESVISLYSGPSKLEVLTIGLCLEGEGTFNINLQDFQLSSGGMVIALPSQIIEHRQFSPDFKGIFFAVSKSLLETLPKVGNLLALFFYLKDYPCFSLTPNEQRTVQEYHTFIRKRLRSKGDLYRREVVLGLMQGFFFELCNIFNNHAPAATASVKSKSRKEYIFERFYETLVESYQSERSVKFYADQLCLTPKHLSGVVKEVSGKTVGEWIDEFVILEAKALLNSSSMNIQEIADRLNFANQSFFGKYFKHYTGMSPKEYRKNR, encoded by the coding sequence ATGGATATTCAAAATGTTCCTAAAGTAGGTATTTCTTCTGTAGTTCATTCTAAGCATATAGATGTTGATAGCATTGATGTCATTGATAATGATATAGCGCTCTTCGATTCGGAGAGCGTTATTTCCTTATATAGTGGTCCCAGCAAGTTGGAGGTATTGACAATAGGACTTTGCCTGGAAGGTGAGGGTACTTTTAATATTAATCTGCAGGATTTTCAATTATCTTCGGGAGGGATGGTGATAGCCCTGCCGAGTCAGATTATAGAACACCGGCAGTTTAGTCCCGACTTCAAGGGAATCTTCTTTGCGGTATCCAAGAGTTTGCTGGAGACATTGCCTAAAGTAGGCAATCTGCTTGCATTGTTTTTCTATCTGAAAGATTATCCTTGTTTTAGCCTGACTCCGAACGAGCAGCGCACGGTGCAGGAATATCATACGTTTATCAGAAAGAGGTTGAGGAGTAAAGGGGATCTGTATCGCAGGGAGGTCGTGCTCGGACTGATGCAGGGTTTCTTTTTTGAACTGTGCAATATCTTTAACAATCATGCGCCTGCAGCCACTGCTTCGGTGAAGTCGAAAAGCCGGAAAGAGTATATCTTTGAACGTTTCTATGAAACGCTGGTAGAATCTTATCAATCAGAACGTAGTGTGAAGTTTTATGCTGACCAGCTGTGTCTGACACCGAAACATCTTTCCGGAGTTGTGAAGGAGGTGAGTGGAAAGACTGTGGGCGAGTGGATCGATGAGTTTGTGATTTTGGAAGCAAAAGCACTTTTGAACTCCTCAAGCATGAATATACAGGAGATAGCCGATCGCTTGAACTTTGCCAACCAGTCCTTCTTCGGGAAATATTTTAAGCATTATACGGGGATGTCTCCCAAAGAATATCGGAAGAACCGATAA
- a CDS encoding Crp/Fnr family transcriptional regulator, which translates to MDTLLRETVNAVVNSRFPEMSIEGRRQIESILIREEFPKGAIALNEGEVAHEIVFVGKGMLRQYYYKNGKDVTEHFSYEGCIVMCIESFLKQVPTRLIVETLEPSIIYLFPRDMIQKLARENWEINMFYQKILEYSLIVSQVKADSWRFESARERYNLLLETHPEIIKRAPLAYIASYLLMTPETLSRVRSGVL; encoded by the coding sequence ATGGATACATTGTTAAGAGAAACTGTAAATGCCGTTGTAAATTCCCGCTTTCCGGAAATGAGTATAGAGGGAAGACGGCAGATAGAAAGTATACTGATCCGTGAAGAGTTTCCCAAAGGAGCCATTGCATTGAATGAGGGAGAGGTCGCTCACGAGATTGTATTCGTCGGTAAAGGTATGCTCAGACAATACTACTACAAAAACGGGAAAGACGTTACCGAGCATTTCTCTTACGAAGGATGTATCGTGATGTGCATTGAAAGCTTCTTGAAGCAAGTACCTACCCGGCTTATAGTGGAGACACTGGAACCTTCCATTATCTACCTTTTCCCCCGCGACATGATACAGAAGCTGGCGAGAGAAAATTGGGAAATCAATATGTTCTATCAGAAAATATTGGAATACTCTTTAATTGTATCACAAGTCAAAGCTGATTCCTGGCGCTTTGAATCCGCCCGCGAACGCTATAATCTCCTGCTCGAAACGCATCCGGAAATCATCAAACGCGCTCCTTTGGCATACATAGCCTCTTACCTGCTGATGACACCGGAGACCTTGAGCCGCGTACGCTCCGGAGTTTTGTAA
- a CDS encoding DUF3845 domain-containing protein, translated as MCAKILKTVDINQLQHKKDVYLLLNQDIEKIMNKIIGLAVLLLCVFGCAKDDDAIYYPVGNVDIERGGVALEDGKGELVAGSYNEEDYVLDTLAQYPGDPTLGKLTFMIDLKNQLARQEADGFNGIGKSGLTMSLGYKNGDYPSESQIPVYTSPDITAAYAVKLRLKGELALAGEWMIDYIYVQLAGLFQPYPPASFPEVFMCKGGEQPFAAFDSFRRTWTFDITYNRSGLSFSQLYFNLFLNLAGQKREERIRLRIDKESFFEVYKLNEEMN; from the coding sequence GTGTGTGCAAAAATACTAAAAACGGTTGATATAAATCAATTGCAGCACAAAAAAGATGTATATTTGTTATTAAATCAAGATATAGAAAAGATTATGAATAAGATAATAGGATTGGCAGTATTGCTGCTATGCGTTTTTGGCTGTGCGAAGGATGATGATGCGATTTATTATCCGGTAGGCAATGTAGATATTGAAAGGGGTGGTGTCGCTCTGGAAGATGGAAAGGGAGAATTGGTAGCCGGGAGTTATAATGAGGAGGATTATGTGCTGGATACGCTGGCGCAGTATCCGGGAGATCCAACTCTTGGCAAACTGACGTTTATGATTGATCTGAAGAATCAGTTGGCGAGACAGGAAGCTGACGGATTTAACGGAATCGGTAAATCGGGATTGACAATGAGTCTGGGATATAAAAATGGTGACTATCCGTCGGAGAGCCAGATACCTGTTTATACTTCTCCTGATATAACTGCTGCGTATGCGGTTAAACTCCGTTTAAAAGGGGAGCTTGCTTTGGCGGGAGAATGGATGATTGATTACATTTATGTGCAATTGGCTGGCTTATTTCAACCTTATCCGCCTGCGTCCTTTCCCGAAGTGTTTATGTGTAAAGGTGGTGAGCAGCCATTTGCTGCTTTTGACTCTTTCCGTAGGACTTGGACATTTGATATTACTTATAACCGTTCCGGTCTTTCTTTCAGTCAGTTATATTTCAATTTATTCTTGAATCTGGCAGGACAGAAACGGGAAGAGAGAATTAGGTTGAGGATTGATAAAGAATCTTTTTTTGAGGTGTATAAATTAAACGAGGAAATGAATTGA